The Paraburkholderia largidicola DNA segment ACATTCGAGATCGACGCGTCCTGCTGGAGCTGCTTGAGGATCGCGCGATCGATGCGGTCGAGTTGCGACAGCGGTGTGGCTTCTTCGGCAGACTGGCTGCGTAATTTTGTTGCGCACATGGAGTTTTACACAAAACTAATCGAGGTCTGGAAGGTATGTATTCGCCTGTAAAGTAGCTTTGACTGAATTATTTCGCAAGCTCATTTCGCGGGGTCTTTTCTATCATGTCTGTCAGCGCGGCACCGTTCGCGCCCTTCCAGACAACGGACCTCGACCATGAACCTGCAACGTTTCCCCCGCTATCCCCTCACCTTCGGGCCGACGCCGATCCAGCCGCTCAAGCGCCTTTCGGATCATCTCGGCGGCAAGGTCCAGCTGTATGCGAAGCGCGAGGACTGCAACAGCGGTCTCGCGTTCGGCGGCAACAAGACGCGCAAGCTGGAATACCTGATTCCCGAAGCGCTCGCGCAAGGCTGCGACACGCTGGTGTCGATCGGCGGGATCCAGTCGAACCAGACGCGCCAGGTGGCCGCCGTCGCCGCGCATCTGGGCATGAAGTGCGTGCTGGTGCAGGAGAACTGGGTGAACTATTCCGACGCCGTGTATGACCGCGTCGGCAATATCCAGATGTCGCGCATCATGGGCGCGGACGTGCGGCTCGTGCCGGATGGCTTCGATATCGGGTTTCGCAAGAGCTGGGAAGATGCGCTCGACAGCGTGCGCGCGGCAGGCGGCAAGCCTTATGCGATCCCCGCCGGCTGCTCGGACCATCCGCTCGGCGGACTGGGTTTCGTCGGCTTCGCGGAAGAGGTGCGTCAGCAGGAAGAAGAACTGGGCTTCAAGTTCGATTACATCGTCGTGTGCTCGGTGACGGGCAGCACGCAGGCCGGGATGATCGTCGGCTTCGCGGCGGACGGACGCGCGGACCGCGTGATCGGTATCGACGCATCGGCGAAACCGGAACAGACGCGCGAGCAGATCACGCGCATCGCGAAGCGCACGGCCGAACAGGTCGATCTGGGCCGCGATATCACCGCGCAGGACGTCGTGCTCGATACGCGCTACGGCGGCCCGGAATACGGCTTGCCGAACGAAGGCACGCTCGAAGCGATCCGCCTGTGTGCGCGGCTCGAAGGCGTAATGACCGATCCCGTCTACGAAGGCAAATCGATGCACGGGATGATCGACAAGGTGCGGCGCGGCGAATTTCCTGAAGGCTCGAAGGTGCTGTACGCGCATCTGGGCGGCGTGCCCGCGCTGAACGCCTATAGCTTCCTGTTCCGCGAAGGCTGATCGGCGTACCAAAACAAATGGTGATGCCGCCTGGCATCGCCATCCGTCTCCTCGCATCGGGGCCGTGAAGCGCGCGGCCCCGATTTCCCAGTTTTTCCCGCGTTACTTCACCAGATCGCCCGACGCCCATCCTTGCGCGACGCCGATCTGCGCCACCTGCTTCGCCACCGAATCCGCCAGCTTCTTCGCATCGCTCGTGACGGTATCGCCCTTGTGCTCCGAGCCGACATGCAGCGCGCCGCCGACAGCCGCCGATGTCGCGACGTGTCCCGCCACCGCCCCCACGCCCGCCGTTTCCGCGACGCCCGGCATATGGCCGCTGTTCGCGTCGGCATCGAACGTCTGCACCAGTTGCGGCATGCCGCCTGCCGGCTTGTACAGCACCTGAACATGCGCCGTCACTTCACTCTTGCCGGCGCCCAGGCCGATCAGCGTGCGGCGGCGATGATTGCCCGCGTCGATCGAGCCGACCGCGCCTTCGACGATCAGCACGTTCTGGTCGGCGGGCGGCGGTGCATCCGTGCGGATTGCGTGCATGCCCATCGACTGGAGCTTCGCGACGACTTCGTCCGTCAGCGTGTCGCTGGCGGCGGCTGCTTCCTGCATTTGCGACGATTGCGACGTTTGCGACGAACCGGAGAAGCTTGCGCCCAGTTTGTGAATCAGGCCGCTGTTGTCGAGCTTCACGGATTCCGGATTGCTCGCGAACGTGTAGACGTAGACGTTCTGCGGGTTCGCTTGCGTGAGCGTCGAATATTGGGCGGTGTTCGTGACGCTGGCGGCTGCACAGCCGCTCAGCAGCATCGCGCTGAAGGCGATGGCAGCGGACGCGCTGCGAAGGGTTTTGCCACGAACGGAGTTGAGAGCTGCAAACATGTGAAATCCTGTCATCGGTCAGAAGATTAAGCAGATCGTCCGATGTTTCTGGCTTCACTCGAAGCAACATCGGCGATGTCACGGTTGCGTGAATCGCCGGTGTCGTTCTGTTGTTGTGTTCCGTTAGCTCTGCACGCGGAACGCAGTATCTCCGAGCGCCCTGGCGATGGCTATCGACGAATTATGTCGACTCATGTCATGCGGCGCTGCGGCTTATGCGGCGGGCGTTCCAGCGTTTCTCAAGGTTCAGCGCGAGTCCACCACCGAGGTGTTGTAGACTGTCCCGCCGATCGACACGTTGGACAGCGAAATCGCATTCACGTTGTACGCGTAGATCGCCCCCGGCGTGGTCGAGCTTGCCGTGCCGTTGCACACAGGTGTGCCGAGATTGCAGTTCGTGATCGTGACGCCGGAGATGGGCGGAATCGCGGGCGCCGGCGCGGGACCGTTGTAGTCGAATGCGACGGGCCCCTGCGCGACGATCGCCTGAAAGCACGAGGCCGTCACGCCGTTCACCGTTACGTTGCTCGCCGTCACATTGGAGATGTTCACGTTCTGCACGAGCGCGGGACGTGTGCGCACGGCATCGTTGGCGGGCTGGTAGTCGCAATCGAACGTGATCAACCCGCCTTGCGCCGCCGATGGATTGGCGGCGGAGGCCGTCGCCACGCCCAGCGGCACCGTCGCATTGATCGGGCTGCCCGCGAGCAACGCGCTGCCATAGCCGCCGCCCGTCAGATTGACGCCGTTCGGCAGCGTGACGTTATCGACGTAGAAGTTCTTCACATAGCCGCCGCGATTCATGTTGGTCTTGATGCGAATCGCTATGTTCAGCGGATTGGTTTGCCAGTTCTGGTTGAGCATCTGCAGGTTACGCGCATAGATGTTCTGCACGCCGCCGCCCATTTCGCTGCCCAGCGTAATGCCGCCGTGGCCGCTGTTCATCGTGCAGTTCTGGATCACGTGGTTCTGCGCGGGGCCGTACGTGGTGTCGAGCGCCTTGCCGGACTTGATTGCGATGCAGTCGTCGCCCGTGTTGAAGGTGACGCCGTCGCACAGCACGTTGTTGCAGGCGTCGGGATCAAAGCCGTCGTTGTTCGGTCCGATGCTGTCCACCGTCACGCCGCGTATCACGACGCTCGCGCAGTCGGTCGGATGGTGCTGCCAGAACGGCGTGTTGTTCGTGCGGTAGTTCTCCATCAGCACGTTCGTGCAGCCGAGGAACTCGACCATGCATGGCCGCAGATAATGACCGAGCCCGAAGATCCGCTGCTCGACGGGCACGCCCGCTTCCGATAGCGCCGGCAGATAGTTCTGGTCCTGCTGCCAGGGCGTCGCGGTGCTGGTCAACAGCGCGTAGAGCGCATCAGAAATACCGGGCACGACCGCTTTCAGATCGACGTTATTCGGGTTTGCGTAGGCCTGCGAAGGCGTCGTCGAGCCGGTGCAGCCATAGGCGTTCTTCGTGCCTTTATAGGTCCACCAGCACGTGCTCGTCGTGCCGCTGCCCGCGAACGGCGTCATCGCCTGGCCGTTGAGCACGGAGCTCGCGCCTTCGCCCGTGATCGCGATGTTGGTCTGGTTGCGCGCATAGACAGGAGCGCCGAAATTCAGGCAATCGTTTGCCTGCCAGCGGCTGTAATAGAGCTTGCCGTTCGATGCGCAGTCGACGGGGCCGTCCTTCGCATAGTCGGCGGGATTCGGGCTGAAATAGATCGTGCAGTTCGCGCCCAGATGGAAGTTCACATTGCTCTGCAACACGATCGGACCGGCGCAATACCACGTGCCCGCCGGCACCACGACACGCCCGCCGCCCGCCGCGCCGCACGCGGCAATAGCGGCAAGGAACGCGGGGCGCGAATCGAACGAGCCGGGCGCGTGGGTCTGGTCCGCGCCGGGACTGGTTGGCGATGACGCCGTAGCGCCGTACGGATTCGTCGCGGCGATCACACCGCAAGGCTGCGCGCCGTAACTCGTGACGACGAAATCGACGGACGGAAACATCGACTGCGAGACCTTCTGCAGCGACGCGATGATCTGCTCCGCTGCGCCATTGCTGCCCCAGACCGGGTCGCTGTTTGCCGTTGGCGCTGTCGAGTTCGAATGATTGCCGCCGCAACCGGGCAGCGTGCCGAGCAGCGTTGCGCCCGCTGCCGCGCCCGCGAATGCGATGAAGGTACGGCGTTGCGGGGATTGCGGGCCGTCTGGGCCCACGCTGGATGTGCTCGAGCCTGCCCTGTTCGCGCGACTGCTTCTGTTGTGCGTCGTCACCGATGTCTCCTTGTCGTCTGCCTGCTTCGATGGGGATCGTTCGCGCGATCCGCACGTTGTCCTGTTGGATCGCGACGGAGACATTGTTGTAAAACAACTTGATGAGTGTCAAGCGTAATTCGGCAATCTTCTCGGCTCGATGAATGCGCGTCTGATTCGTTAATACTGATATTACAAGCGGCTTGTAGGCATTATCACTGCGTCCTGGTGGACCAGGGATGGCCCTAAGACAACGCACTATTTGCTTGACAACTTGTTTCTCAAAAGCGACGATGTCTGACATAGAAAAGTCCCAACGCACACGCTCCGGCACCATCGCCCGACCACGCGTTTGCTGCACCGCCCGACATCAGGAGCGAGACACGCCATGACAAAACTCTGCGCCAATCTGACCATGCTCTTCACCGAGCATGATTTTCCGGAGCGTTTTGCCGCTGCGTCGAAGGCAGGTTTCAAGGGTGTCGAGTATCTGTTCCCGTACGCATACGAAAAAGACCGGCTCGCCGCGCTGCTTCACCAGCACGGCCTCGAACAGGTGCTGCACAACCTGCCGGCGGGCGACTGGGCAGGCGGCGAGCGCGGCATCGCGTGTTTGCCGGAGCGCGTCGGCGAGTTTCAGGAAGGCGTCGGTACCGCGATCGACTACGCGCGCGCCCTTGGCTGCAAACAGTTGAACGTGCTGGCGGGTATCGCGCCAGCGGGTGTGGATCAGGACACGATTCGCGAGACCTTCGTCGGCAATCTGCGCTTCGCCGCGGCAGAGTTGAAACGGGCAGGTATACGCCTGCTGGTCGAGCCGATCAATACGTTCGATATCCCAGGTTTCTACGTGAACCGCACGCAACAGGCGCTCGATCTGATCGACGAGGCTGGCGGCGACAACCTCTATTTGCAGTACGACATCTATCACATGCAGCGGATGGAAGGCGAACTGGCCGCAACGCTCCAGAAACACCTGCCGCGCATCGCGCATGTCCAGCTCGCCGACAATCCGGGCCGCCACGAACCCGGCACGGGCGAGATCAACTACCCGTTCCTGTTCGGCCACCTCGATGCGATCGGCTATGAAGGCTGGATCGGCTGCGAGTACAAGCCCGCCACGACCACGGATGCGGGCCTCGGCTGGACGGCTGCCTACCTCTGATTGCCTGAACACGCTGCTGCGGCGCGGCGCAAGCCGCAGCGGTCACAACCTCGCGCCACACCACATACAGACTCATCCAGACGTCATCGCGAGCCACACGCGATGCCCGTCATCCGCAGGAGACATGCAGTGCAACGCCATACGATCAAAGGATTACGCTGGTGGATCATCGGGCTCATCATGCTCGGGACCGTCTTCAACTATCTCGCGCGCAGCTCGCTGTCCGTCGCCGCGCCGACGCTCACCGAAAAGCTGCACATGACGACGCAGCAATACTCGTATGTCGTCGCGGCGTTCCAGGGCGCGTACACGGTGATGCAGCCCGTCGCGGGCTATATCCTCGACTTCGTCGGGCTCAAGATCGGCTTTGCGATTTTCGCTATCGCGTGGGCCGCGTCGAACATGCTGCACGGTCTTGCGACTGGCTGGACGTCGCTGGCGTTCTTCCGCGGCCTGCTCGGCATGAGCGAAGCCGCGATTTTCCCGGCGGGCATGAAGGCGATCAGCCAATGGTTCCCGGCGAAAGAGCGCTCCATCGCGACGGGCTGGCTGAACACGGGCACGTCGATCGGCGCGATGCTCGCACCGCCGCTCGTCGTGTACTGCATCCTGACGTTCAACTGGCAGATGGCCTTCGTCGTGACGGGCGGCTCGGCGCTGATCTGGGTGGCATTGTGGCTCGTGTTCTTCCGCAAGCCCGAAGATCACCCCAATCTGTCGACGGACGAACGCCAGTACATCCTGGCCGGCCAGGAGCGGCGTGCGCAGGACGCGACGGCGCGTCCGTCGTGGCGTCACGTGCTGTCGACGCGCCGTTTCTGGGGCATCGCGATTCCGCGTTTTCTCGCCGAGCCGGCATGGCAGACCTTCAACTTCTGGATTCCGCTCTACCTGTTCACCGTTCGACATATGAACCTGAAGGAGATCGCGCTGTTCGGCTGGATGCCGTTCCTTGCTGCGGATCTCGGGTGTCTGGTCGGCGGTTATCTCGCACCGTTCTTCATTCGTCGCTTCAACGCGTCGCTGATCACGTCGCGCAAGCTGGTCATCATCTGCGGCGCGGTGCTGATGGTCGGCCCGGCGTGCATCGGCCTCGCGGCCAGCCCGTATGTCGCGATCGCGCTGTTCTGCATGGGCGCCTTCGCTCACCAGGCCATCTCCGGCGCGCTGTTCACGCTCGCGTCCGACGTGTTCGGCCAGCACGAAGTCGGCACGGCGACGGGCTTCTCCGGCATGTTCGGCTGGCTGGGCGGGATGATCTTCTCGTTGATCGTCGGCGCGTTGGCGGCTACTCTCGGCTATAACCCGCTGTTCGTCTGTCTGATGCTGTTCGACATCATCGGCGCGACGGTCGCGTGGAAGCTGATCACGCACGGCGAGTCGTCCGCGCCCGCGCATGTCGCCGTACCCGCGGAACTCGCGGAGCAACAGACCTCGGGCCGCTGACTTCCTGAATACCTGCTATCTGCCATAAGGTTTGATCATGACGAAAAAAATTGCATTGAGCGGTGCGGGCGGTCAGCTTGGCCGCTTCCTGCGCGCCGCGCTGAACGAGCGTGGCGTGAACTTGCGGTCCGCGGCGGGCTCGCGCGCGCTGGAACCGTTGTTCGACGGCGAGGACGTGATGCATGGCGATCTGCGCGACCCCGCCGTGGTCGACCGGCTGATGCAAGGCGTCGACGTGCTGATCCACATGGCGGGCACGAGCGTCGAGCGGCCGCTGCCCGAAATCATCGAAAACAATCTGCGCGGCCTCGTCGAAGTGTACGAAGGCGCGCGGCGGCATGGCGTGCGCCGCATTATCTTCGCAAGCTCGAATCACGCGATCGGCATGTATCCCGTCGAAGACAAGCTCACGCTCGACTGCGCGTTCCGTCCCGATGGTTTTTACGGTCTCAGCAAGGCGTGGGGTGAATCGCTGGCGCGCATGTACTGGGACAAGCACGGCATCGAAAGCGTGTGCATCCGCATCGGCAGTTGCATCGAAAAGCCGACGGAGTTTCGGCACCTCAGCACCTGGCTCGGTCACGACGATTTCCTGCATCTCATCGACCGCTGCATCAATGTGCCCGAGCTTGGTTTTCAGGTGGTCTGGGGCGTGTCCAACAACACGCGCAGCTACTGGGACAATGCCGCGGCAGCGCCGCTCGGCTATCAGCCGAAGCAGAACGCAGAAGACTACGCCGGTGAAATCCTGAAGCAGCCGAATCCGCTCGATCCCGTCGCACAGCGTTTTCAGGGCGGCAGCTTCGTGACGATCGACTACACGCCGCCCGAACAACGCAACGTCCGGCGCTGATCGACGCGCCGCCCGGCGCACTCTGTGTTGCAAGTCCCCGACGGTTCCCTTCCATGGAGAACACGATGAAGCTTCCGGAGAATCCATTCAAACGCGCGCTGCAGGCCGGGCGTCAGCAGATCGGCTTGTGGTCGAGCCTTGCGAGCCATGTGTCGGTCGAAATCCTGGCGGGTTCGGGTTTCGACTGGCTGCTGCTCGACATGGAACATTCACCCAACGAACTGCCGATGGTGCATAGCCAGTTGCAGGCGTGCGCGGGCACGCCGACGCATCCCGTCGTGCGGCCGCCGTGGAACGACATGGTGACGATCAAGCGCCTGCTCGACAGCGGCGCGCAGACGCTGCTGATTCCCTACGTCGAAACCGAAGACGAAGCGCGCGATGCCGTGTCGTTCACCCGTTATCCGCCGGAAGGCGTGCGCGGTTATGCATCGACGGCGCGGGCGTCGGACTTCGGGCGTATCAAGGATTATCCGAAGCTGTGCGCAAGCGAACTCTGCGTGCTCGTGCAGATCGAGAGCCGGCTCGGCTTGCAGAATCTGGAGCGCATTGCGGCCGTCGAGGGTGTCGACGGCATCTTTATCGGTCCTGGCGATCTGTCGGCGGCGCTCGGGCATGTGGGCGACCTCAAGCATCCTGACGTGCAGGCAGCCGTCGACGATGCGATCAAACGGATCGTTGCGACGGGCAAGCCCGCGGGCATTCTGATCGGCGATGAAGCGCTCGCGCGGCACTATATCGATCTCGGCTGTCTGTTCACGGCGGTGGGTTCGGATATCGGGCTGCTTGCGCGTAACGCCGAGCAGCTTGCGGCGAGGTTCAAGGCGGCTGGATAAAACCGCGTGAGCTGAACAGCAACCCGCCCGATCGTTTCCCACGACGGGCGGCTTTTCGTGCTCCAACTATTTCGCGCACTCGATAAAAAAGCGCCGCAATCGCGGCGCCCTGTCCTGCTACTGCAACTTCGAACAGCGTCAGAACCGATGCACCATACCGACGCCCACACCAACCATGCTGCGCGATGACGAAGGCGTCGAATTGAAGCCGTCGCCAATCGTTGCCGTCGCGTTGATGATGCTGCGGCCGTTCGAGCCGAGCGTCTGACCGTTCGCGCGCTGATATGCCTGCAACGCATACAGACCGGTGCGCTTGGACAGCGAGTAGTACTCGGACAGATTGACCTGCTGATACGACGCGGCGCTCGAGATGCCGTTGGCCTTCGTCGAGCGCGTATAGCTGTAGCCCGTCGCGAAGTCCCATGCAGCCGTCGGTTTCCAGTGCAGCACGATGCCGCCTGTATTCCAGATCGCCTCGTCGCGGAACGCCGAACCGATGCCCGGGAGATACTGCACGTTCGAATACGTCGCCGTGATGTCGAACTGGCTGTTGAACGTGTAGCCCGCGCCAACCGCGAAGCGCTGCTGCGCGCGCGCCGACTGGTAGCCGTTCGTCACAGCCGAGATACCGGCCTGCCCGCCCGCGTTCGACGTCGTCGTATCGGTGCCGAACGTGCCGCCATTTACGTTCGAGTTGTTGATCTTCGAGAAGCCAACCGCAATGCCGACCGGGCCTTGCGCATACTGGACCGCCGTGCTCCACGTCGAGCCCTGATACGCGCTGCCCGGCACACCTGCAAACGAATACGAGCCGCTGAACTTGAAGCCGTAAAGCTGCGGCGACATGTACAGCAGCGTGTTGTTCGCGCGATAAATCGTATCGAGACCGTCGACGTCGCCCGGATGTGCGCCGTAGAAACCGGTCAGCCACGTGGTCGGGCTGTACGGCGACAGCAGCTGGTAGTACGACGCGTACTGGCGGCCAGCCGTCAGCGAGCCGTAGGTGGCATTCGACAC contains these protein-coding regions:
- a CDS encoding 1-aminocyclopropane-1-carboxylate deaminase; its protein translation is MNLQRFPRYPLTFGPTPIQPLKRLSDHLGGKVQLYAKREDCNSGLAFGGNKTRKLEYLIPEALAQGCDTLVSIGGIQSNQTRQVAAVAAHLGMKCVLVQENWVNYSDAVYDRVGNIQMSRIMGADVRLVPDGFDIGFRKSWEDALDSVRAAGGKPYAIPAGCSDHPLGGLGFVGFAEEVRQQEEELGFKFDYIVVCSVTGSTQAGMIVGFAADGRADRVIGIDASAKPEQTREQITRIAKRTAEQVDLGRDITAQDVVLDTRYGGPEYGLPNEGTLEAIRLCARLEGVMTDPVYEGKSMHGMIDKVRRGEFPEGSKVLYAHLGGVPALNAYSFLFREG
- a CDS encoding DUF4410 domain-containing protein, with translation MFAALNSVRGKTLRSASAAIAFSAMLLSGCAAASVTNTAQYSTLTQANPQNVYVYTFASNPESVKLDNSGLIHKLGASFSGSSQTSQSSQMQEAAAASDTLTDEVVAKLQSMGMHAIRTDAPPPADQNVLIVEGAVGSIDAGNHRRRTLIGLGAGKSEVTAHVQVLYKPAGGMPQLVQTFDADANSGHMPGVAETAGVGAVAGHVATSAAVGGALHVGSEHKGDTVTSDAKKLADSVAKQVAQIGVAQGWASGDLVK
- a CDS encoding glycoside hydrolase family 28 protein, whose amino-acid sequence is MTTHNRSSRANRAGSSTSSVGPDGPQSPQRRTFIAFAGAAAGATLLGTLPGCGGNHSNSTAPTANSDPVWGSNGAAEQIIASLQKVSQSMFPSVDFVVTSYGAQPCGVIAATNPYGATASSPTSPGADQTHAPGSFDSRPAFLAAIAACGAAGGGRVVVPAGTWYCAGPIVLQSNVNFHLGANCTIYFSPNPADYAKDGPVDCASNGKLYYSRWQANDCLNFGAPVYARNQTNIAITGEGASSVLNGQAMTPFAGSGTTSTCWWTYKGTKNAYGCTGSTTPSQAYANPNNVDLKAVVPGISDALYALLTSTATPWQQDQNYLPALSEAGVPVEQRIFGLGHYLRPCMVEFLGCTNVLMENYRTNNTPFWQHHPTDCASVVIRGVTVDSIGPNNDGFDPDACNNVLCDGVTFNTGDDCIAIKSGKALDTTYGPAQNHVIQNCTMNSGHGGITLGSEMGGGVQNIYARNLQMLNQNWQTNPLNIAIRIKTNMNRGGYVKNFYVDNVTLPNGVNLTGGGYGSALLAGSPINATVPLGVATASAANPSAAQGGLITFDCDYQPANDAVRTRPALVQNVNISNVTASNVTVNGVTASCFQAIVAQGPVAFDYNGPAPAPAIPPISGVTITNCNLGTPVCNGTASSTTPGAIYAYNVNAISLSNVSIGGTVYNTSVVDSR
- the hyi gene encoding hydroxypyruvate isomerase — protein: MTKLCANLTMLFTEHDFPERFAAASKAGFKGVEYLFPYAYEKDRLAALLHQHGLEQVLHNLPAGDWAGGERGIACLPERVGEFQEGVGTAIDYARALGCKQLNVLAGIAPAGVDQDTIRETFVGNLRFAAAELKRAGIRLLVEPINTFDIPGFYVNRTQQALDLIDEAGGDNLYLQYDIYHMQRMEGELAATLQKHLPRIAHVQLADNPGRHEPGTGEINYPFLFGHLDAIGYEGWIGCEYKPATTTDAGLGWTAAYL
- a CDS encoding MFS transporter; amino-acid sequence: MQRHTIKGLRWWIIGLIMLGTVFNYLARSSLSVAAPTLTEKLHMTTQQYSYVVAAFQGAYTVMQPVAGYILDFVGLKIGFAIFAIAWAASNMLHGLATGWTSLAFFRGLLGMSEAAIFPAGMKAISQWFPAKERSIATGWLNTGTSIGAMLAPPLVVYCILTFNWQMAFVVTGGSALIWVALWLVFFRKPEDHPNLSTDERQYILAGQERRAQDATARPSWRHVLSTRRFWGIAIPRFLAEPAWQTFNFWIPLYLFTVRHMNLKEIALFGWMPFLAADLGCLVGGYLAPFFIRRFNASLITSRKLVIICGAVLMVGPACIGLAASPYVAIALFCMGAFAHQAISGALFTLASDVFGQHEVGTATGFSGMFGWLGGMIFSLIVGALAATLGYNPLFVCLMLFDIIGATVAWKLITHGESSAPAHVAVPAELAEQQTSGR
- a CDS encoding NAD-dependent epimerase/dehydratase family protein; the encoded protein is MTKKIALSGAGGQLGRFLRAALNERGVNLRSAAGSRALEPLFDGEDVMHGDLRDPAVVDRLMQGVDVLIHMAGTSVERPLPEIIENNLRGLVEVYEGARRHGVRRIIFASSNHAIGMYPVEDKLTLDCAFRPDGFYGLSKAWGESLARMYWDKHGIESVCIRIGSCIEKPTEFRHLSTWLGHDDFLHLIDRCINVPELGFQVVWGVSNNTRSYWDNAAAAPLGYQPKQNAEDYAGEILKQPNPLDPVAQRFQGGSFVTIDYTPPEQRNVRR
- a CDS encoding HpcH/HpaI aldolase family protein, with amino-acid sequence MKLPENPFKRALQAGRQQIGLWSSLASHVSVEILAGSGFDWLLLDMEHSPNELPMVHSQLQACAGTPTHPVVRPPWNDMVTIKRLLDSGAQTLLIPYVETEDEARDAVSFTRYPPEGVRGYASTARASDFGRIKDYPKLCASELCVLVQIESRLGLQNLERIAAVEGVDGIFIGPGDLSAALGHVGDLKHPDVQAAVDDAIKRIVATGKPAGILIGDEALARHYIDLGCLFTAVGSDIGLLARNAEQLAARFKAAG
- a CDS encoding porin; the protein is MEKKHYAGVKAVLVIGASLATAAPAFAQSSVTLYGIVDNGIGYQSSSTSLGSTTGGHSAFKMVTGVWAGSRFGLKGAEDLGGGTKAIFTLEEGFSANNGAMSTSNLMFSRQAFVGVSNATYGSLTAGRQYASYYQLLSPYSPTTWLTGFYGAHPGDVDGLDTIYRANNTLLYMSPQLYGFKFSGSYSFAGVPGSAYQGSTWSTAVQYAQGPVGIAVGFSKINNSNVNGGTFGTDTTTSNAGGQAGISAVTNGYQSARAQQRFAVGAGYTFNSQFDITATYSNVQYLPGIGSAFRDEAIWNTGGIVLHWKPTAAWDFATGYSYTRSTKANGISSAASYQQVNLSEYYSLSKRTGLYALQAYQRANGQTLGSNGRSIINATATIGDGFNSTPSSSRSMVGVGVGMVHRF